From a single Aquincola tertiaricarbonis genomic region:
- the mmuM gene encoding homocysteine S-methyltransferase: MPEPRANPIADWLQAQPQLVLDGALATELERRGADLNDPLWSARVLLEQPELIRQVHLDYFRAGADVATTASYQASFEGFARRGLSQAEAAALMQRAVALAAEARDQFMQEPAAAGRRRPLVAASVGPYGAMRADGSEYRGHYGLDEAALMDFHRPRLQVLAAAGAELLACETIPCLAEALALARLMDELPAGSTRSGWISFSCRDGAHTSQGEDFGDCVAALDGFAGVAAIGINCTAPQHIAALVASARARTSKPIVVYPNAGEVYDPVAKRWQPHAAGDHPPAFADQAMQWAAAGARLIGGCCRTGPADISALLQRWSGARG, encoded by the coding sequence ATGCCCGAACCCCGAGCCAACCCCATCGCCGACTGGCTGCAGGCCCAGCCGCAGCTGGTGCTGGACGGCGCCCTGGCCACCGAGCTGGAGCGCCGCGGCGCCGACCTGAACGACCCGCTGTGGTCGGCCCGCGTGCTGCTGGAGCAGCCCGAGCTGATCCGCCAGGTGCACCTGGACTACTTCCGCGCCGGGGCCGACGTGGCCACCACCGCCAGCTACCAGGCCAGCTTCGAGGGCTTTGCCCGCCGCGGCCTGTCCCAGGCCGAGGCCGCCGCGCTGATGCAGCGCGCGGTGGCGCTGGCGGCCGAGGCGCGCGACCAGTTCATGCAGGAGCCGGCCGCCGCCGGCCGCCGCCGGCCCTTGGTGGCCGCCTCGGTGGGGCCTTACGGTGCGATGCGGGCCGACGGCTCGGAGTACCGCGGCCACTACGGCCTGGACGAAGCCGCGCTGATGGACTTCCACCGCCCGCGGCTGCAGGTGCTGGCCGCCGCCGGTGCCGAGCTGCTGGCCTGCGAAACCATTCCTTGCCTGGCCGAGGCGCTGGCGCTGGCCCGGCTGATGGACGAGCTGCCCGCGGGCAGCACCCGCAGCGGCTGGATCAGCTTCAGCTGCCGCGACGGTGCCCACACCAGCCAGGGCGAAGATTTCGGCGACTGCGTGGCCGCGCTCGACGGCTTTGCCGGCGTGGCCGCCATCGGCATCAACTGCACCGCGCCGCAGCACATCGCGGCGCTGGTGGCGTCGGCGCGTGCGCGCACGTCCAAGCCCATCGTGGTGTATCCCAACGCCGGCGAGGTGTACGACCCGGTGGCCAAGCGCTGGCAGCCGCATGCGGCCGGCGATCATCCGCCGGCCTTCGCCGATCAGGCCATGCAGTGGGCCGCGGCCGGTGCCCGGCTGATCGGCGGCTGCTGCCGCACCGGCCCGGCCGACATCAGCGCGCTGCTGCAGCGCTGGTCTGGCGCCCGCGGCTGA
- a CDS encoding basic amino acid ABC transporter substrate-binding protein, which translates to MTSMFLSRRLTLACLGSALLLAACGKPAEPTAAAAASQPEAAPAPRVIVVGTDPVYPPFEWQDDKGEIVGFEIDLMKAIAERAGLQVKFVATPWEGMFNALAQGDRDALMHAITITEERKPTMDFTEPYFDASQLIAVPLDAKVSSMADLKKLRVAVQTGTTGDEVVSKLLGKTNPLIRRFESIPLALRELEAGGVNAVVADNGLVAHYVANNGQRFKTVSDPTFVPEQYGIVVKKGNAELLAKLNEGLAKVRADGTHAKLMTQYFGDAIGR; encoded by the coding sequence ATGACCTCCATGTTCCTGTCCCGCCGTCTCACCCTGGCCTGCCTGGGCAGTGCCCTGCTGCTGGCCGCCTGCGGCAAGCCGGCGGAACCCACCGCCGCGGCCGCCGCCTCGCAGCCTGAAGCCGCGCCGGCGCCGCGTGTCATCGTGGTGGGCACCGACCCCGTGTACCCGCCCTTTGAATGGCAGGACGACAAGGGCGAGATCGTCGGCTTCGAGATCGACCTGATGAAGGCGATTGCCGAGCGCGCCGGCCTGCAGGTGAAGTTCGTCGCCACGCCGTGGGAAGGCATGTTCAATGCGCTGGCCCAGGGCGACCGCGATGCGCTGATGCATGCCATCACCATCACCGAGGAGCGCAAGCCCACGATGGACTTCACCGAACCTTACTTCGACGCCAGCCAGCTGATCGCCGTGCCGCTGGACGCCAAGGTCAGCAGCATGGCCGACCTGAAGAAGCTGCGCGTGGCGGTGCAAACCGGCACCACCGGCGACGAGGTGGTGTCCAAGCTGCTGGGCAAGACCAATCCGCTGATCCGCCGCTTCGAGAGCATTCCGCTGGCGCTGCGCGAGCTGGAGGCCGGCGGCGTCAATGCCGTGGTGGCCGACAACGGCCTGGTGGCGCACTACGTGGCCAACAACGGCCAGCGCTTCAAGACGGTGAGCGACCCCACCTTCGTGCCCGAGCAGTACGGCATCGTCGTCAAGAAGGGCAATGCCGAGCTGCTGGCCAAGCTGAACGAAGGCCTGGCCAAGGTGCGTGCCGACGGCACCCATGCCAAGCTGATGACCCAGTACTTCGGCGACGCCATCGGGCGCTGA
- a CDS encoding MFS transporter gives MSAAPLPSDLPATATPPLDARRTALALFALAIGGFAIGTTEFATMSLLPFFAPALGIDEPTAGHVISAYALGVVVGAPVIAVLASRVARRTLLIGLMLFFALANGLSALAPTYGSMLVFRFFSGLPHGAYFGVGALVAASLVPPGRRTQAISRMMLGLTVATIVGVPLANGLGQWLGWRWGFGLVALLALACALMVAVYAPHDRAQPGAGPLRELSALGRRQVWLTLGIGAIGFGGMFAVYTYLASTLIEVTGVAPTALPMVLGVFGLGMTVGTIGCAWAADRALMPAAGGMLVWSAIALALYPWAAGSLWTLLPVVFLIGCGGGLAMPLQSRLMDVAGQAQTLAAALNHSAFNTANALGPWLGGMAISAGFGWTSTGYVGSALALAGLAIWAVAVADDKGLFSRGRQTSAAAAR, from the coding sequence ATGTCCGCCGCGCCCCTGCCCTCCGACCTGCCCGCCACCGCCACCCCGCCGCTCGACGCCCGCCGCACCGCGCTGGCCCTGTTCGCGCTGGCCATCGGCGGCTTTGCCATCGGCACCACCGAATTCGCCACCATGAGCCTGCTGCCGTTCTTCGCGCCGGCGCTGGGCATCGACGAGCCGACGGCCGGCCACGTGATCAGCGCCTATGCGCTGGGCGTGGTGGTGGGCGCGCCGGTGATCGCGGTGCTGGCCTCGCGGGTGGCGCGGCGCACGCTGCTCATCGGCCTGATGCTGTTCTTCGCGCTGGCCAATGGCCTGAGTGCGCTGGCACCCACCTACGGCTCGATGCTGGTGTTTCGCTTTTTCAGCGGCCTGCCGCACGGCGCCTATTTCGGCGTCGGCGCGCTGGTGGCGGCCTCCCTGGTGCCGCCCGGGCGGCGCACCCAGGCCATCAGCCGCATGATGCTGGGGCTGACGGTGGCCACCATCGTCGGCGTGCCGCTGGCGAACGGCCTGGGTCAATGGCTGGGCTGGCGCTGGGGCTTCGGCCTGGTGGCGCTGCTGGCGCTGGCCTGCGCGCTGATGGTGGCGGTGTACGCGCCGCATGACCGCGCCCAGCCCGGCGCCGGCCCGCTGCGCGAGTTGAGCGCGCTGGGCCGCCGCCAGGTGTGGCTGACGCTGGGCATCGGCGCCATCGGCTTTGGCGGCATGTTCGCGGTGTACACCTACCTGGCCTCGACCTTGATCGAGGTGACCGGCGTGGCGCCGACGGCGCTGCCGATGGTGCTGGGCGTGTTCGGCCTGGGCATGACGGTGGGCACCATCGGCTGCGCCTGGGCGGCCGACCGGGCGCTGATGCCGGCCGCCGGCGGCATGCTGGTGTGGAGCGCCATTGCGCTGGCGCTGTACCCATGGGCCGCGGGCAGCCTGTGGACGCTGCTGCCGGTGGTGTTCCTGATCGGCTGCGGTGGCGGCCTGGCGATGCCGCTGCAAAGCCGGCTGATGGACGTGGCCGGCCAGGCGCAGACGCTGGCCGCCGCGCTCAACCATTCGGCCTTCAACACCGCCAATGCGCTGGGCCCCTGGCTGGGCGGCATGGCCATTTCAGCCGGCTTCGGCTGGACCTCCACCGGCTATGTGGGCAGCGCGCTGGCGCTGGCCGGCCTGGCCATCTGGGCCGTGGCCGTGGCCGACGACAAAGGCTTGTTCAGCCGCGGGCGCCAGACCAGCGCTGCAGCAGCGCGCTGA
- the dinB gene encoding DNA polymerase IV yields the protein MTAVRRWIAHLDMDAFYASVELLRYPELKGLPVVIGGGRRHQPEVLADGSRQFATLRHYAGRGVVTTATYAARDYGVHSGMGLMKAAQRAPDAVLLPTDFEAYRHYSRLFKQAVAEVAPVIEDRGIDEIYIDLTEVPGTQEAVGHDAFGGVRAVAQEIRNNVKRATGLTCSIGVTPNKLLSKIASELDKPDGLTVLTADDIPARIWPLKVRSINGIGPKANAKLKALGVDTIGQLAECDAAWLLEQFGRSYGAWLYRASRGIDDRPVVTYSEPVSMSRETTFDRDLHAVRDRATLSAIFTDLATRVADDLQRKRWVGRTIGIKLRFEDFKTVTRDLTLPAPTADAQLIRQAAGQCLKRVDLSRRLRLLGVRVGSLSRPGVGDAVSLAGAAQKAAAAASRAEPRRTRAQIEAERAALEPELPFGEGDEADEAAGQPSS from the coding sequence ATGACCGCCGTACGCCGCTGGATCGCCCACCTCGACATGGATGCGTTCTACGCATCGGTGGAGCTGCTGCGCTACCCGGAGCTCAAGGGCCTGCCGGTGGTCATCGGCGGCGGCCGGCGGCACCAGCCTGAAGTGCTGGCCGACGGCAGCCGCCAGTTCGCCACGCTGCGCCACTATGCCGGCCGCGGCGTGGTCACCACCGCCACCTATGCGGCGCGCGACTACGGCGTGCACTCGGGCATGGGGCTGATGAAGGCGGCGCAACGGGCGCCCGACGCCGTGCTGCTGCCGACCGACTTCGAGGCCTACCGGCACTACTCGCGCCTGTTCAAGCAGGCGGTGGCCGAGGTGGCGCCGGTGATCGAGGACCGCGGCATCGACGAGATCTACATCGACCTGACCGAGGTGCCCGGCACCCAGGAGGCGGTGGGCCACGATGCGTTCGGCGGCGTGCGCGCGGTGGCGCAGGAGATCCGCAACAACGTCAAGCGCGCCACCGGGCTCACCTGCTCCATCGGGGTGACGCCGAACAAGCTGCTGTCTAAGATCGCGTCGGAGCTGGACAAGCCCGACGGCCTGACGGTGCTGACGGCCGACGACATCCCCGCGCGCATCTGGCCGCTGAAGGTGCGCAGCATCAACGGCATCGGCCCCAAGGCCAATGCCAAGCTCAAGGCGCTGGGCGTGGACACCATCGGCCAGCTGGCCGAGTGCGACGCCGCCTGGCTGCTGGAGCAGTTCGGCCGCAGCTACGGCGCCTGGCTGTACCGGGCCTCGCGCGGCATCGACGACCGGCCGGTGGTGACCTACAGCGAGCCGGTGTCGATGAGCCGCGAGACCACCTTCGACCGCGACCTGCACGCGGTGCGCGACCGCGCCACGCTGTCGGCCATCTTCACCGACCTGGCCACGCGCGTGGCCGACGACCTGCAGCGCAAACGCTGGGTGGGCCGCACCATCGGCATCAAGCTGCGCTTCGAGGATTTCAAGACCGTGACCCGCGACCTGACGCTGCCGGCACCCACCGCCGACGCGCAGCTGATCCGCCAGGCCGCCGGCCAGTGCCTGAAGCGGGTGGACCTGAGCCGCCGGTTGCGCCTGCTGGGCGTGCGGGTGGGCAGCCTCTCGCGCCCCGGCGTGGGCGACGCGGTGTCGCTGGCCGGTGCCGCGCAAAAGGCCGCCGCCGCAGCCAGCCGCGCCGAGCCGCGCCGCACCCGGGCGCAGATCGAGGCCGAGCGCGCGGCGCTGGAGCCGGAGCTGCCGTTCGGGGAGGGTGACGAAGCGGACGAGGCCGCCGGACAGCC
- a CDS encoding metal-dependent hydrolase: MDSLSQVALGAAVSVACMGRRTAVWKAALVGAVAGTLPDLDAFIDHGDAVANMTLHRTESHALFWLTLAAPLLAWATARLLREHQHFRAWWLAVWLALITHPLLDVMTVYGTQLGLPFTNHPFGVGSIFIIDPLYTVPLLVGTGVALARRPPAGLRWNAGGLVLSTLYLAWGVGVQQHVRGIAEASLAQAGLQAERLLVTPAPLTTLVWRVVAVTPDNAYHEGFYALADRLKQPAPRIGFQRHDRGMDLYPAAQAVPNVARMAWFSHGFFRLREEGGQLYITDLRMGQEPFYTFDFAVARRQGEGWAPHPAENEMARVPLREGLQWLGRRMLGEAAAPPY; encoded by the coding sequence ATGGATTCCCTCTCGCAAGTTGCTCTGGGCGCCGCCGTTTCGGTGGCCTGCATGGGCCGCCGCACGGCGGTATGGAAGGCCGCCCTGGTGGGTGCGGTGGCCGGCACGCTGCCCGACCTGGACGCCTTCATCGACCATGGCGACGCGGTGGCCAACATGACGCTGCACCGCACCGAAAGCCATGCCCTGTTCTGGCTGACGCTGGCGGCGCCACTGCTGGCCTGGGCCACCGCGCGGCTGCTGCGTGAGCACCAGCACTTTCGCGCCTGGTGGCTGGCGGTGTGGCTGGCGCTCATCACCCACCCGCTGCTGGATGTGATGACGGTCTACGGCACGCAGCTGGGCCTGCCCTTCACCAACCACCCGTTCGGCGTGGGTAGCATCTTCATCATCGACCCGCTGTACACCGTGCCGCTGCTGGTGGGCACCGGCGTGGCGCTGGCCCGCCGGCCGCCGGCCGGGCTGCGCTGGAACGCCGGTGGACTGGTGCTGAGCACGCTGTACCTGGCCTGGGGCGTGGGGGTGCAGCAGCATGTGCGTGGCATCGCCGAAGCCTCGCTCGCGCAAGCGGGCCTGCAGGCCGAGCGCCTGCTGGTGACGCCGGCCCCGCTCACCACGCTGGTGTGGCGGGTGGTGGCAGTGACGCCCGACAACGCGTACCACGAGGGCTTTTATGCGCTGGCCGACCGGCTCAAGCAGCCGGCGCCGCGCATCGGCTTCCAGCGCCACGACCGTGGCATGGACCTGTACCCCGCGGCCCAGGCCGTGCCCAATGTGGCCCGCATGGCCTGGTTCAGCCATGGCTTCTTCCGCCTGCGTGAAGAGGGCGGCCAGCTCTACATCACCGACCTGCGCATGGGCCAGGAGCCGTTCTACACCTTCGACTTCGCGGTGGCCCGGCGACAGGGTGAGGGCTGGGCGCCGCACCCGGCCGAGAACGAAATGGCCCGCGTGCCGTTGCGCGAAGGCCTGCAATGGCTGGGCCGGCGGATGCTGGGCGAGGCGGCGGCTCCGCCGTATTGA
- the argH gene encoding argininosuccinate lyase translates to MSTNQLDKKSQAWSALFSEPMSELVKRYTASVDFDKRLWQADIEGSLAHADMLAAQGVIGADDLAAIQRGMAQIRSEIEAGTFEWKLDLEDVHLNVEARLTQLVGDAGKRLHTGRSRNDQVATDVRLWLRGEIDALLPLLAQMQRALVSVADQNTETILPGFTHMQVAQPVSFAHHMLAYVEMFARDAERLADVRKRVNRLPLGAAALAGTSYPLDRERVARTLGFDGVCQNSLDAVSDRDFAIEFSAFASITMMHVSRLAEEIVLWMSQNFAFIDLADRYCTGSSIMPQKRNPDVAELARGKSGRVYGHLMALLTLMKGQPLTYNKDNQEDKEPLFDTVDTVRDTLRIMAEMVEGIVVKPEAMERAALRGYATATDLADYLAKRGVPFRDAHEVVAHAVKTCLQRGIDLAELPLAELKALNPAVGDDVQQVLTLRGSLDARNVLGGTAPVQVRAQIARHQARLS, encoded by the coding sequence ATGTCCACCAATCAACTCGACAAAAAATCCCAAGCCTGGTCGGCCCTGTTCTCCGAGCCGATGAGCGAGCTGGTCAAGCGCTACACCGCCAGCGTCGACTTCGACAAGCGCCTGTGGCAGGCCGACATCGAAGGCAGCCTGGCCCATGCCGACATGCTGGCCGCGCAGGGCGTGATCGGCGCCGACGACCTGGCCGCCATCCAGCGCGGCATGGCGCAGATCCGCAGCGAGATCGAGGCCGGCACCTTCGAGTGGAAGCTGGACCTGGAAGACGTGCACCTGAACGTGGAAGCGCGCCTGACCCAGCTGGTGGGCGATGCCGGCAAGCGGCTGCACACCGGCCGCTCGCGCAACGACCAGGTGGCCACCGACGTGCGGCTGTGGCTGCGCGGCGAGATCGATGCGCTGCTGCCGCTGCTGGCGCAGATGCAGCGCGCGCTGGTGAGCGTGGCGGACCAGAACACCGAGACCATCCTGCCCGGCTTCACCCACATGCAGGTGGCCCAGCCGGTGAGCTTTGCCCACCACATGCTGGCCTACGTGGAAATGTTCGCCCGCGACGCCGAGCGCCTGGCCGACGTGCGCAAGCGGGTGAACCGCCTGCCGCTGGGCGCCGCCGCGCTGGCCGGCACCAGCTACCCGCTGGACCGTGAGCGCGTGGCCCGCACGCTGGGCTTCGATGGCGTGTGCCAGAACAGCCTGGACGCGGTGAGCGACCGCGACTTCGCGATCGAGTTCAGCGCCTTCGCCAGCATCACGATGATGCACGTCAGCCGCCTGGCCGAAGAAATCGTGCTGTGGATGAGCCAGAACTTCGCCTTCATCGACCTGGCCGACCGCTACTGCACCGGCTCGTCGATCATGCCGCAGAAGCGCAACCCCGACGTGGCCGAGCTGGCCCGCGGCAAGAGCGGCCGCGTCTACGGCCATCTGATGGCGCTGCTGACGCTGATGAAGGGCCAGCCGCTCACCTACAACAAGGACAACCAGGAAGACAAGGAGCCGCTGTTCGACACCGTGGACACGGTGCGCGACACGCTGCGCATCATGGCCGAGATGGTGGAGGGCATCGTGGTGAAGCCCGAGGCGATGGAGCGTGCCGCGCTGCGCGGTTACGCCACCGCCACCGACCTGGCCGACTACCTGGCCAAGCGCGGCGTGCCCTTCCGCGACGCGCACGAGGTGGTGGCCCATGCGGTCAAGACCTGCCTGCAGCGCGGCATCGACCTGGCCGAACTGCCGCTGGCCGAGCTGAAGGCGCTGAACCCCGCGGTGGGCGACGACGTGCAGCAGGTGCTGACGCTGCGCGGCTCGCTCGACGCCCGCAACGTGCTGGGCGGCACGGCGCCGGTGCAGGTGCGCGCGCAGATCGCGCGGCACCAGGCGCGGCTGAGCTGA